Below is a window of Paenibacillus bovis DNA.
CACGTAACCGACTAACCGGCAGGCGGTAATCGCATCCCGTTCCCCGGAAAGCATCAATCGCCGGGCTTCCTGTAGACGGAGTGCTTTCTGATACTGCAGTGGACTTACCGCGGTGACCGACTTGAAATGTTCTCGGAACGATGACTCGCTAAGATGGACCATATCCGCCAGCTCAGCAATTTTGAACGACTCAGTAAAATGGTTCTGCAGCCAGTCAATGGCTTTAGCAACGCGCTGTATGCTCGATCCGGCTAGTACCGTTTCTGCTACGTAAATCCCGATTGGACTGCGCAGCAGACGGATAAAAATTTCGTCTTCGGCCAGCGAGAGCAGCAGTCCGTTATCATCGAAATCGTCCAGGCATGCTACCAAGCGAGACATAGAAGCGATCAGCGCTGGTTCGGCTTCCAATACATAGGCTGCACTCCGGTTTTCCATTATAGGCAGTCCGTCCGGGTAAACTTTCGGGACGAGCGCGGCAATTTTATTCGGATCAAGATAAAAGCCTACAGCCAAGAATGGTTCGAATGGACTTGCCTGCA
It encodes the following:
- a CDS encoding AraC family transcriptional regulator, yielding MNKWSEHSPGHKQEQAREETARLARLIDSHMTQDGTSAARIPGLYFNRYSQPEPSDYMHTMYWPTIGIAAQGKKIIKIGEETAEYFGAQLLVIPVALPVAIRTVQASPFEPFLAVGFYLDPNKIAALVPKVYPDGLPIMENRSAAYVLEAEPALIASMSRLVACLDDFDDNGLLLSLAEDEIFIRLLRSPIGIYVAETVLAGSSIQRVAKAIDWLQNHFTESFKIAELADMVHLSESSFREHFKSVTAVSPLQYQKALRLQEARRLMLSGERDAITACRLVGYVSDSQFSRDYSRFFGSPPSRDIAKWRQ